The following are encoded together in the Pan troglodytes isolate AG18354 chromosome 6, NHGRI_mPanTro3-v2.0_pri, whole genome shotgun sequence genome:
- the LOC472568 gene encoding olfactory receptor 2F1-like yields MGTDNQTWVSEFILLGLSSDWDTQVSLFVLFLVMYVVTVLGNCLIVLLIRLDSRLHTPMYFFLTNLSLVDVSYATSIVPQLLAHFLAEHKAIPFQSCAAQLFFSLALGGIEFILLAVMAYDRYVAVCDPLRYSAIMHAALCARLAVTSWVTGSINSLVHTTITFQLPTCTNKFIDHISCEILAVIRLACVDTSSNEVTIMVSSIVLLMTPFCLVLLSYIQIISTILKIQSREGRRKAFQTCASHLTVVALCYGVAIFTYIQPHSSPSVLQEKLISLFYAILTPMLNPMIYSLRNKEVKGAWKKLFWKFSGLTSKLAI; encoded by the coding sequence ATGGGAACAGATAACCAGACCTGGGTGAGTGAATTTATTCTCCTCGGCCTGTCCAGTGACTGGGACACTCAGGTCTCCCTCTTTGTCCTGTTCTTGGTCATGTACGTGGTGACCGTGCTGGGGAACTGTCTCATTGTCCTTCTGATCAGACTGGACAGCCGACTCCACACTCCCATGTATTTCTTTCTCACCAACCTCTCCCTTGTTGATGTCTCCTATGCCACAAGCATAGTCCCTCAGCTGCTGGCACATTTTCTTGCAGAACATAAAGCCATCCCATTCCAGAGCTGTGCAGCCCAGTTATTTTTCTCCCTGGCCTTGGGTGGGATTGAGTTTATTCTCCTGGCGGTGATGGCCTATGACCGCTATGTGGCTGTGTGTGACCCCCTGCGATACTCGGCCATCATGCATGCAGCGCTGTGTGCTAGGTTGGCTGTCACATCCTGGGTCACTGGATCCATTAACTCTCTCGTGCATACCACCATCACCTTTCAGCTGCCCACGtgcacaaacaagtttattgatCATATATCCTGTGAAATTCTAGCTGTGATCAGGCTGGCTTGTGTGGACACCTCCTCCAACGAGGTCACCATCATGGTGTCTAGCATTGTTCTTCTGATGACACCCTTCTGCCTGGTTCTTTTGTCCTACATCCAGATCATCTCCACCATCCTAAAGATCCAGtccagagaaggaaggaggaaagcctTCCAAACATGTGCATCTCACCTCACAGTGGTTGCCCTGTGTTATGGCGTGGCCATTTTCACTTACATCCAGCCCCACTCCAGTCCCTCTGTCCTTCAGGAGAAGTTGATCTCTCTCTTTTATGCCATTTTGACACCAATGCTGAACCCTATGATTTACAGTCTAAGAAATAAAGAGGTGAAGGGGGCCTGGAAGAAACTATTTTGGAAATTCTCTGGGTTAACATCAAAGCTGGCAATTTGA